A region of Desulfolithobacter dissulfuricans DNA encodes the following proteins:
- a CDS encoding phosphoglycerate dehydrogenase: protein MDSYRIKTINAIAAEGLALFDDRYQVSPDEENPHGIVVRSSPVDIDSYPELLAIARAGAGVNNIPVDAATEKGICVFNTPGANANAVVELVFTMLGIWLRNVHQGISFCQELTGLKGEELNQEVEARKKMFKGVEMAGKTLGVIGLGQIGVRVANAGVHHQMRVIGFDPFPVMGNIHNLSPDVELARSRKEVLEQADYVSVHVPLNKNTRGLVSTDFLKVMKDGAVLFNYARGPVVDEDAVLEALASGKLSGHITDFPSEKFIGHEQILITPHLGASTSESEENCACMAVSELKSYLEYGNITHSVNFPNVEAIPTVWVHTRLIVINHDKPGMIGLVTNILGKHHINIMSYSNESNGTVGYNIIDCENAVSAEVQQEIEACDGVIRTRVITYK from the coding sequence ATGGATTCATATCGCATCAAGACAATCAACGCCATTGCCGCAGAAGGTCTGGCGCTTTTCGATGACCGCTACCAGGTCAGTCCGGACGAGGAAAATCCCCACGGAATCGTGGTTCGCTCCTCGCCAGTGGATATAGACAGCTATCCGGAGCTGCTGGCCATTGCCAGGGCTGGGGCCGGGGTAAATAACATCCCGGTGGATGCGGCCACGGAAAAGGGCATCTGCGTGTTCAATACGCCCGGAGCCAACGCCAATGCGGTGGTCGAGCTGGTGTTCACCATGCTTGGCATCTGGCTGCGTAACGTGCATCAGGGCATTAGCTTCTGCCAGGAACTTACTGGTCTCAAGGGAGAAGAGCTGAACCAGGAGGTGGAAGCGAGAAAGAAAATGTTCAAGGGCGTGGAAATGGCCGGTAAGACCCTGGGAGTGATCGGGCTCGGACAGATTGGTGTTCGCGTTGCCAATGCAGGCGTCCATCATCAGATGCGGGTTATCGGGTTTGATCCTTTTCCGGTGATGGGTAATATCCACAATCTCTCCCCGGACGTGGAACTCGCCCGCTCGCGCAAGGAGGTCCTGGAACAGGCCGATTATGTTTCGGTGCACGTACCGCTCAACAAGAATACCCGCGGCCTGGTCTCTACGGATTTTCTCAAGGTGATGAAGGACGGGGCCGTGCTCTTCAACTACGCCCGTGGTCCGGTGGTGGATGAAGACGCTGTCCTCGAGGCCCTGGCCAGCGGCAAGCTCAGTGGGCATATCACAGATTTCCCTTCGGAAAAGTTTATTGGCCATGAGCAGATACTGATCACCCCGCATCTGGGGGCCTCCACTTCTGAATCCGAGGAAAACTGCGCCTGCATGGCGGTCAGTGAACTGAAATCCTATCTCGAGTACGGCAATATCACCCACTCGGTGAACTTTCCCAATGTGGAAGCCATTCCCACGGTCTGGGTGCATACCCGCTTGATTGTGATTAACCATGACAAGCCGGGGATGATAGGCCTGGTGACCAATATTCTTGGCAAGCATCATATCAATATCATGAGTTATTCCAACGAAAGTAATGGTACCGTCGGCTATAACATCATTGACTGTGAGAATGCGGTGTCGGCGGAAGTACAGCAGGAGATAGAGGCCTGCGACGGTGTGATCAGGACCCGGGTCATCACCTATAAATAA
- a CDS encoding aconitate hydratase, with amino-acid sequence MGLTVAEKILQAHLVEGELKKGEEIALRIDQTLTQDATGTMAYLEFEAIGIPRVKTELSVSYVDHNLVQSDFRNADDHRFLQSVARKFGLWFSPPGNGICHQVHLERFGIPGKTLLGSDSHTPTGGGLGMLAMGAGGLDVAMAMAGKPFYLIMPKIFGIRLTGRLQPWVAARDVLLEVLRQLTVKGGVGYIMEYFGPGVAELSVTDRATITNFGAELGATTSVFPSDENTRQFLVAQGREDQWQELKADEDAVYDRVIEIDMSTLEPMIACPSSPDNVVKVSEVAGKPVAQVLIGSCTNSSLRDLTAVARILEGRETSRDVSFEVNPGSRQALENLTAQGNLLPLLQAGARVHQSGCLGCIGMGQAPPTSAISLRTFSRNFPGRSGTQNDQVYLCSPEVAVASAITGVITDPRDLGDYPEVTLPEKYLPGDERIEAPWPENAEVEIIRGPNIAPFPDFTDLPETWKGRVMLKVGDNITTDHIMPAGAKILPLRSNIPAISEYVFHAVDPDFATNMKQAAEQGVAGMIVGGDNYGQGSSREHAALAPRYLGVQVKLVKSFARIHKANLINFGIVPLCFANSEDYDLVEQGAEVVIPGIREALASGQDSLTVEVNGKPVAATIDLSPRHREILVAGGLLNWARGA; translated from the coding sequence ATGGGCTTGACTGTAGCAGAAAAGATTCTCCAGGCGCACCTTGTTGAGGGTGAGTTGAAAAAGGGCGAGGAAATCGCCCTGCGCATTGACCAGACCCTGACCCAGGATGCCACTGGCACCATGGCCTATCTTGAATTCGAGGCCATCGGTATCCCCCGGGTGAAAACCGAGCTGTCGGTTTCCTATGTGGACCATAACCTGGTTCAGTCGGATTTCCGCAACGCCGATGACCACCGGTTTCTCCAGTCCGTGGCTCGCAAGTTCGGACTCTGGTTTTCCCCGCCGGGCAACGGCATCTGTCACCAGGTCCATCTGGAGCGTTTTGGTATTCCCGGGAAGACCCTGCTCGGTTCGGATTCGCACACTCCCACCGGCGGCGGTCTGGGCATGCTGGCCATGGGTGCCGGAGGCCTGGATGTGGCCATGGCCATGGCCGGGAAACCGTTTTACCTGATTATGCCCAAGATTTTCGGCATCCGTCTGACCGGCAGGCTCCAGCCCTGGGTCGCGGCCCGGGATGTGCTCCTTGAGGTGCTCCGCCAGCTCACCGTTAAGGGGGGGGTGGGGTATATCATGGAGTATTTCGGGCCCGGCGTGGCCGAGCTCAGCGTAACCGACCGGGCCACGATTACCAATTTCGGTGCCGAGTTGGGTGCCACCACCTCGGTTTTCCCCTCGGATGAGAACACCAGGCAGTTTCTGGTTGCCCAGGGGCGTGAAGACCAGTGGCAGGAGCTCAAGGCCGATGAGGATGCGGTCTACGACCGGGTGATCGAGATCGATATGTCCACCCTGGAGCCCATGATCGCCTGTCCATCGTCACCGGATAATGTGGTCAAGGTGAGTGAGGTGGCCGGCAAACCGGTGGCTCAGGTCCTGATCGGCTCCTGTACCAACTCGTCCCTGCGCGACCTGACTGCAGTAGCCAGGATACTCGAAGGCAGGGAAACAAGCCGGGATGTCAGCTTCGAGGTCAATCCCGGCAGTCGGCAGGCCCTGGAAAATCTGACCGCCCAGGGGAACCTGCTGCCGCTGCTCCAGGCCGGTGCCCGAGTGCACCAGTCCGGATGTCTCGGTTGTATCGGCATGGGACAGGCACCGCCCACCAGCGCCATTTCCCTGCGGACCTTTTCCCGTAACTTCCCGGGACGGTCCGGGACCCAGAACGACCAGGTGTATCTCTGCAGCCCCGAGGTGGCGGTGGCATCTGCCATAACCGGCGTGATCACCGATCCGCGAGACCTCGGTGACTATCCCGAGGTAACGCTGCCGGAGAAGTATCTACCCGGAGACGAGCGCATCGAAGCCCCGTGGCCGGAAAATGCCGAGGTGGAGATCATCCGCGGACCAAATATCGCCCCCTTTCCTGATTTCACGGACCTGCCCGAGACCTGGAAGGGACGGGTCATGCTCAAGGTGGGCGACAACATCACCACCGATCATATCATGCCGGCCGGGGCAAAGATTCTGCCGCTGCGTTCCAACATCCCGGCCATCAGCGAATACGTTTTCCATGCCGTTGACCCGGATTTTGCCACCAACATGAAGCAGGCCGCTGAACAGGGCGTGGCCGGAATGATTGTCGGGGGTGATAATTATGGTCAGGGTTCAAGCCGCGAGCATGCGGCCCTGGCGCCGCGCTATCTCGGGGTTCAAGTCAAGCTGGTCAAGAGTTTTGCCCGGATCCATAAGGCGAACCTGATCAATTTCGGTATTGTTCCGCTCTGCTTTGCCAATTCTGAGGACTACGATCTGGTGGAGCAGGGGGCCGAAGTCGTGATCCCCGGCATCCGCGAGGCCCTGGCCAGTGGTCAGGACAGTCTCACCGTGGAGGTCAACGGTAAACCGGTGGCCGCCACCATCGATCTTTCTCCGCGGCATCGGGAGATCCTGGTCGCCGGTGGTCTGCTGAACTGGGCTCGGGGTGCATAA
- a CDS encoding DUF362 domain-containing protein: MRATAVPECRSLRVLLKPNLLTGRKGNLPCTEAAFILAVARWFLDQGARVSLGDSPAFGSASGILAQLGILEKLRSLGVRVTDFRTVREIVLPSGVRAGIAAEALGCDLLVNMPRVKAHAQMRMTMALKNCFGCLVGMRKPWWHMRHGGDPHLFARLLTELPGILPDQIVLVDGITAMHTTGPIGGEPFPLRLVGAGRDPVAVDTALLAVIGVDPRAVPLWQICHQQGLVATELAALHFPLRHPHELRVTGFVAPEQLNPVRFNLFRFMKNTLKRILLRNSS; this comes from the coding sequence TTGCGCGCCACAGCCGTGCCGGAGTGCCGGTCACTGCGGGTCCTGCTCAAGCCGAATTTGCTCACCGGTCGCAAGGGCAACCTCCCCTGTACCGAGGCTGCCTTTATTCTGGCTGTCGCCCGCTGGTTCCTGGATCAGGGGGCCCGGGTCAGCCTGGGCGACTCTCCGGCGTTTGGCTCGGCAAGCGGGATCCTTGCCCAGCTGGGAATCCTGGAGAAGCTCCGCAGTCTCGGGGTCCGGGTGACGGACTTCAGAACCGTGCGGGAGATAGTGTTGCCCTCCGGCGTCAGGGCCGGGATAGCGGCCGAGGCCCTTGGCTGTGATCTGCTTGTCAATATGCCGCGGGTCAAGGCCCATGCCCAGATGCGCATGACCATGGCGCTCAAGAACTGCTTCGGCTGCCTGGTGGGGATGCGCAAACCCTGGTGGCACATGCGCCATGGTGGAGACCCGCATCTCTTTGCCCGCCTGCTGACCGAGCTCCCCGGGATTCTGCCGGATCAGATTGTGCTGGTGGACGGGATCACCGCCATGCACACCACCGGGCCCATTGGCGGTGAGCCGTTTCCTCTGCGCCTGGTTGGGGCCGGCAGAGACCCGGTGGCTGTGGATACGGCTCTGCTGGCAGTGATCGGGGTCGATCCCCGGGCTGTGCCGCTCTGGCAGATTTGCCACCAGCAGGGGCTGGTGGCGACTGAACTGGCAGCACTTCATTTTCCTCTGCGCCATCCCCATGAGCTGCGCGTGACCGGTTTTGTCGCTCCGGAGCAACTCAATCCGGTCCGCTTCAATCTCTTCCGTTTCATGAAGAACACTCTCAAGCGTATTCTACTTCGAAATTCCAGCTGA
- the fabL gene encoding enoyl-[acyl-carrier-protein] reductase FabL yields MKGKVALITGGSRGIGRAIALRLAENGVDVVVNYVRHRRDAEATVQAIEDLGGRCLAVKANVAKEEDVARMFEEIAKTYQRLDILVSNAASGVLKPVMELTTRHWNWAMDINARALLTLSQHAVPMMEKGGRIMAVSSIGAVRAVPNYTVVGASKAALESLVRHLAVELGPQGIHVNTISAGVVDTDALKKFPNRDEIISESLRRTPMGRLTTPDDVADVALFLCSDLARMIHGQTVVVDGGYAIAG; encoded by the coding sequence CTGAAGGGAAAGGTGGCCCTGATAACCGGTGGGTCGCGTGGGATTGGCCGGGCCATTGCCCTGCGGCTGGCGGAAAACGGGGTGGACGTGGTGGTAAACTATGTCCGCCACCGAAGGGATGCCGAGGCCACAGTCCAGGCCATCGAGGATCTGGGGGGACGCTGTCTGGCCGTCAAGGCCAACGTGGCCAAGGAAGAGGACGTGGCCCGGATGTTCGAGGAAATCGCTAAAACGTACCAGCGCCTGGATATTCTGGTTTCCAATGCGGCATCCGGCGTGCTCAAGCCGGTGATGGAGCTGACCACCCGCCACTGGAACTGGGCCATGGATATCAATGCCCGGGCTCTGCTGACCCTGAGTCAGCATGCCGTGCCCATGATGGAAAAGGGTGGCCGGATCATGGCGGTGTCCAGTATCGGTGCCGTGCGGGCGGTGCCCAATTATACCGTGGTCGGGGCGTCCAAGGCGGCCCTGGAATCCCTGGTACGGCATCTGGCCGTGGAGCTGGGACCCCAGGGGATCCATGTCAACACCATCTCTGCCGGTGTGGTGGATACCGATGCCCTGAAAAAATTTCCCAACCGCGATGAAATCATCAGCGAATCACTGCGGCGCACTCCCATGGGGAGACTGACCACGCCTGACGATGTCGCCGACGTAGCCCTGTTTCTCTGCAGTGATCTGGCCCGGATGATCCATGGCCAGACCGTGGTTGTCGATGGTGGGTATGCCATTGCCGGCTGA
- a CDS encoding ketol-acid reductoisomerase, with the protein METMFTSNVFETEVIKLADTQETIVRGGRDKFPLLPKAFEGIKQIGVIGWGSQGPAQAQNLRDSLEGTDIRVKVGLRDGSSSMASAREAGFTEESGTLGEMWEVIGESDMVILLISDAAQVEHYKRIFETMKEGATLGLSHGFLLGHLESVGESFPDRMNVIGVCPKGMGPSVRRLYVQGKEVNGAGINCSFAVEQDIDGRATDQALGWAIGVGAPYVFKTTLSHEYRSDIFGERGILLGAVHGISEAMYRRFVMEKGMDEKEAFISVVENITGPLSRTISHDGILAVYNNLDDEGKKIFERMYSAAYHPAFDILMEIYDEVSSGNEIRSVVMAGKRFDRYPMGKIDGTRMWKVGEEVRANRSGEPPVNPETAGLYCAVMMAQIDLLIEKGHCLSEVCNESVIEAVDSLNPYMHFKGVAHMVDNCSTTARLGSRKWAPRFDYNIMQQAFVAYDQGVPADENLVESFKKHLVHDVLATVATMRPSVDISLTE; encoded by the coding sequence ATGGAAACCATGTTCACATCCAATGTTTTTGAAACAGAGGTTATCAAACTCGCCGATACTCAGGAGACAATCGTCCGGGGCGGGCGCGACAAATTTCCCCTTCTGCCCAAGGCTTTCGAGGGAATCAAGCAGATCGGCGTGATCGGCTGGGGCTCCCAGGGTCCGGCCCAGGCACAGAATCTGCGTGATTCCCTGGAAGGAACGGACATCCGGGTTAAAGTGGGCCTGCGCGATGGCTCTTCGTCCATGGCCTCGGCACGGGAAGCCGGGTTTACCGAGGAGAGCGGCACCCTGGGTGAGATGTGGGAGGTTATCGGTGAATCCGACATGGTTATCCTGCTGATATCCGATGCGGCCCAGGTGGAGCATTACAAGCGGATTTTCGAGACCATGAAGGAAGGGGCCACCCTGGGCCTGTCCCATGGTTTTCTACTGGGGCACCTGGAATCGGTTGGCGAGAGTTTCCCGGACAGGATGAACGTCATCGGTGTCTGCCCCAAGGGCATGGGACCGTCTGTCCGCCGTCTCTATGTTCAGGGCAAGGAGGTCAACGGCGCTGGAATCAACTGCTCCTTTGCCGTGGAGCAGGATATCGACGGCCGGGCCACGGACCAGGCCCTTGGCTGGGCCATCGGCGTGGGCGCACCCTACGTGTTCAAGACCACCCTGAGCCACGAGTATCGCTCGGATATCTTTGGCGAGCGCGGTATCCTGCTCGGGGCTGTCCACGGCATCTCCGAGGCCATGTACCGGCGTTTTGTCATGGAGAAGGGCATGGACGAGAAGGAGGCCTTTATTTCCGTGGTCGAGAATATCACCGGGCCCCTGTCCCGTACCATTTCCCATGACGGCATCCTGGCGGTCTACAACAACCTCGATGACGAAGGGAAAAAGATTTTCGAGCGCATGTATTCGGCTGCCTACCATCCGGCCTTTGATATCCTGATGGAGATCTACGACGAAGTCTCTTCGGGCAATGAAATCCGTTCCGTGGTCATGGCCGGAAAGCGGTTTGACCGTTATCCCATGGGCAAGATCGACGGGACCAGAATGTGGAAGGTGGGCGAAGAGGTTCGGGCCAACCGCTCCGGTGAGCCGCCGGTCAACCCGGAGACCGCCGGTCTTTACTGCGCAGTGATGATGGCCCAGATCGACCTGCTGATCGAAAAGGGTCACTGTCTGTCCGAGGTCTGCAACGAGTCGGTGATCGAGGCGGTTGATTCGCTCAATCCCTACATGCATTTCAAGGGCGTGGCCCACATGGTGGACAACTGCTCCACCACTGCCCGTCTGGGATCTCGGAAATGGGCTCCGCGCTTTGATTACAATATCATGCAGCAGGCCTTTGTGGCCTATGACCAGGGTGTGCCGGCCGATGAAAACCTGGTTGAGTCGTTCAAGAAGCATCTGGTCCATGACGTTCTGGCCACCGTGGCCACCATGCGTCCCTCCGTGGATATCTCGCTGACCGAGTAG
- a CDS encoding bifunctional homocysteine S-methyltransferase/methylenetetrahydrofolate reductase yields MKPKFQEYIRDHVVLGDGALGSFLFERGIERGRNLDLLNLQSPEVIFSAHEEYIRAGSQLIETNTFGANRFKLREAGAEEQVREINRAGAAIACKAAGHQVYVAGSVGPTGISFPLDEECVEDRREVTEDDIRAGFREQVLGLVEGGADVLIFETFSHLEEILLAIGVAREVAPEVPVIGQMVFPARAMTVRGKDALDCCQRMIEAGAIVVGSNCGRGIDTMVTAITRMSAICEQGVPLSAFPNAGMPEMVGHRMIYPAQPAYMATRAREMIKLGVHLIGGCCGTTPAHIQEFRSALRIKPVRVRGSRIQSSPERTEVRTAEPVSGGFLAGLKPGRLPVIAELDPPTHLDVEPVFEGARQLAAAGVDAISLGENPLAILRAGNLGVAALIRKQTGVQTIIHQTGRDLNALGLQSRMMEAHLLGIEAVLAVSGDSAAGTDQPGVTGVFDLRSMGLIRMLDGLNHGVNMAGRSVKTSTNFSIGAAFSFRPASPGLQIGRLEKKVALGARFAMTQPLFSRDVVEQMMEKVSHIDVLMFPGIFPLISSRNAEFLHNEVPGISVPAELRAELARYEQVADQRKVALEYTGRLIEDIAPFVDGLYLISPLNKWDIVLEFVKQVRAGGWKGSGRADRFVTESLQ; encoded by the coding sequence ATGAAACCTAAATTTCAGGAATATATTCGGGATCATGTGGTTCTGGGTGACGGTGCGCTGGGCTCCTTTCTCTTTGAACGGGGTATCGAGCGCGGTCGGAACCTGGACCTGCTGAACCTGCAGTCGCCAGAGGTTATTTTTTCCGCCCATGAGGAGTATATCCGGGCCGGAAGTCAGCTCATCGAAACCAACACTTTCGGGGCCAACCGCTTCAAGCTGCGTGAGGCCGGGGCCGAGGAGCAGGTACGGGAAATCAACCGTGCCGGCGCGGCCATTGCCTGCAAGGCGGCCGGGCACCAGGTGTATGTGGCCGGATCCGTGGGACCCACAGGGATCAGCTTTCCCCTGGACGAGGAGTGTGTCGAAGACAGACGAGAGGTTACCGAGGATGATATCCGGGCCGGGTTCCGGGAACAGGTGCTGGGTCTTGTTGAAGGCGGGGCGGATGTTCTGATCTTCGAGACCTTCTCCCACCTGGAGGAGATCCTCCTGGCCATCGGCGTGGCCAGGGAGGTGGCGCCCGAGGTACCGGTGATTGGCCAGATGGTCTTTCCTGCCCGGGCCATGACCGTCCGCGGCAAGGATGCCCTGGATTGCTGCCAGCGTATGATCGAGGCCGGGGCCATTGTGGTGGGCTCCAACTGTGGGCGTGGCATCGATACCATGGTGACCGCTATCACCCGGATGTCCGCCATCTGCGAGCAGGGAGTTCCGCTCTCCGCCTTTCCCAATGCCGGAATGCCGGAAATGGTGGGCCATCGGATGATCTATCCGGCCCAGCCCGCCTACATGGCCACCCGGGCCAGGGAGATGATCAAGCTCGGGGTCCATCTGATTGGTGGCTGCTGCGGCACAACCCCGGCCCATATCCAGGAGTTTCGTTCCGCCCTGCGGATCAAGCCGGTGCGGGTCAGGGGCAGCAGAATACAGAGTTCCCCTGAACGGACCGAGGTCCGAACCGCTGAACCGGTGTCCGGGGGGTTTCTTGCCGGGCTCAAGCCCGGCCGGCTGCCGGTGATCGCCGAGCTCGATCCCCCGACTCACCTGGACGTGGAACCGGTCTTCGAAGGGGCCAGGCAGCTCGCGGCCGCAGGTGTTGACGCCATCTCGCTGGGCGAGAATCCCCTGGCCATCCTGCGGGCCGGCAACCTGGGGGTGGCGGCACTCATTCGTAAACAGACCGGCGTGCAGACCATTATCCATCAGACCGGCCGTGATCTCAATGCCCTGGGGCTGCAGTCGCGGATGATGGAAGCGCATCTGCTGGGAATCGAGGCGGTGCTGGCCGTATCCGGGGATTCGGCCGCCGGTACGGATCAGCCCGGGGTCACCGGGGTCTTTGATCTGCGGTCCATGGGGCTTATCCGCATGCTGGACGGCCTCAACCACGGGGTGAATATGGCCGGCCGTTCGGTAAAGACCTCAACCAATTTTTCCATCGGCGCGGCCTTCAGTTTTCGGCCGGCCAGCCCGGGGTTGCAGATCGGCCGGCTGGAAAAGAAGGTGGCGCTCGGGGCCCGCTTCGCCATGACCCAGCCTCTTTTTTCCCGTGACGTGGTGGAGCAGATGATGGAGAAGGTCAGCCATATCGACGTGCTGATGTTCCCCGGGATCTTTCCCCTCATCTCTTCCCGCAATGCCGAATTTCTCCACAACGAGGTCCCGGGTATATCCGTACCGGCCGAGTTGCGGGCCGAACTGGCCAGGTATGAGCAGGTCGCCGACCAGCGCAAGGTGGCCTTGGAGTACACCGGGCGGTTGATCGAGGATATCGCTCCCTTTGTCGACGGCCTCTATCTTATCAGTCCGCTCAACAAGTGGGATATTGTCCTTGAATTTGTCAAACAGGTTCGGGCCGGAGGCTGGAAAGGCAGCGGCCGGGCTGATCGTTTTGTAACTGAGTCGTTGCAGTAA
- the metK gene encoding methionine adenosyltransferase encodes MSTHLFTSESVSEGHPDKVADQISDAVLDAILTKDPNPEHARVACETMIKTGAAIVSGEITTEAWVDLDELVREVICDIGYTSSRVGFDGSTCAVMSLIGKQSGDIAKGVDRENPEEQGAGDQGMMFGYATNETDVLMPAAITYAHRLVQRQSEIRKSKILPWLRPDAKSQVTLRYEDDRVVAIDAVVLSTQHDPDIEYKRLEEAVMENIILPVLPKEWLHKDTRFHINPTGSFVIGGPVGDCGLTGRKIIVDTYGGMARHGGGAFSGKDPSKVDRSAAYAGRYVAKNIVAAGLADRCEIQVSYAIGIAEPTSISVETFGTAKVPEERIVELIRNHFDLRPYGIITMLDLVRPIYRKTAAYGHFGREEPEFTWERTDKAEELRDAAGIK; translated from the coding sequence ATGTCAACACATCTTTTTACCTCCGAGTCTGTTTCCGAGGGCCATCCGGACAAGGTTGCAGACCAGATTTCCGATGCTGTCCTGGATGCCATTTTGACCAAGGATCCCAACCCGGAACACGCGCGGGTGGCCTGTGAGACCATGATCAAAACCGGGGCCGCCATTGTCTCCGGTGAAATCACCACCGAGGCCTGGGTCGATCTGGATGAACTGGTTCGCGAGGTGATCTGTGATATCGGCTACACCAGCTCGCGGGTTGGTTTTGATGGCTCCACCTGCGCGGTCATGTCACTGATCGGCAAGCAGTCCGGCGACATTGCCAAGGGTGTTGACCGGGAAAACCCTGAGGAGCAGGGCGCCGGGGACCAGGGGATGATGTTTGGCTATGCCACCAACGAGACCGACGTGCTCATGCCGGCGGCCATCACCTATGCCCACCGGCTGGTGCAGCGGCAGTCCGAGATCCGCAAATCCAAGATACTGCCCTGGCTGAGGCCGGATGCCAAGAGCCAGGTGACGCTGCGCTATGAGGATGACCGGGTGGTGGCCATCGACGCCGTCGTTCTTTCCACCCAGCACGATCCGGACATCGAATACAAGCGACTGGAAGAGGCGGTGATGGAAAACATCATCCTGCCGGTGCTGCCCAAGGAGTGGCTGCACAAGGATACCCGCTTCCATATCAACCCCACGGGCAGCTTTGTCATCGGCGGGCCGGTGGGAGATTGTGGCCTGACCGGACGCAAGATCATCGTCGACACCTATGGCGGCATGGCCCGCCATGGAGGCGGGGCGTTCTCCGGCAAGGATCCCTCCAAGGTGGACCGGTCCGCGGCCTATGCCGGCCGCTACGTGGCCAAGAACATTGTCGCCGCCGGCCTGGCCGACCGGTGTGAAATCCAGGTGTCCTATGCCATCGGTATTGCCGAACCCACCTCGATTTCCGTGGAGACCTTCGGTACGGCCAAGGTTCCCGAGGAGCGTATCGTCGAGTTGATCCGCAACCATTTTGATCTGCGGCCCTACGGGATTATCACCATGCTGGACCTGGTCCGGCCCATTTACCGCAAAACCGCGGCCTATGGCCATTTCGGCCGGGAAGAGCCGGAATTTACCTGGGAGCGGACCGACAAGGCCGAAGAGCTGCGGGATGCCGCCGGCATCAAGTAG
- the ahcY gene encoding adenosylhomocysteinase has protein sequence MTDYKVADISLAEWGRKEIAIAETEMPGLMALREEYGQTKPLAGARIAGCLHMTIQTAVLMETLVELGAELRWSSCNIFSTQDHAAAAMAAAGIPTFAWKGESEEEFWWCIDHTIFGPDGWRPNMILDDGGDLTQVMHEKYPELMKDVRGLSEETTTGVHRLNEMARKGTLLCPAFNVNDSVTKSKFDNLYGCRESLIDGIKRATDVMIAGKIAVVVGYGDVGKGCAQALRGMGATVLVTEVDPICALQAAMEGYRVVTMEEAAPVGDIFVTCTGNLKVITRAHMEAMKDQAIVSNIGHFDSEIDIAGIRDLPWENIKPQVDHVIFPDGKRIIILAEGRLVNLGCATGHPSFVMSNSFTNQVLAQIELWQHSEKYENKVYFLPKKLDEKVARLHLEKIGAHLTKLTPEQAEYIGVDVDGPYKPDYYRY, from the coding sequence ATGACTGATTATAAGGTTGCAGACATAAGCCTGGCAGAATGGGGACGCAAGGAGATTGCCATTGCCGAAACAGAGATGCCCGGTCTCATGGCCCTGCGGGAAGAGTATGGCCAGACCAAACCGCTGGCCGGGGCCCGGATAGCCGGCTGCCTGCACATGACCATCCAGACCGCCGTCCTCATGGAAACCCTGGTGGAACTGGGAGCCGAGCTGCGCTGGTCCTCATGTAACATCTTTTCCACTCAGGACCATGCCGCTGCGGCCATGGCCGCGGCCGGTATCCCCACCTTTGCCTGGAAGGGCGAGAGCGAGGAGGAGTTCTGGTGGTGTATTGACCATACCATTTTCGGTCCGGATGGCTGGCGGCCGAACATGATCCTCGACGATGGCGGCGACCTGACCCAGGTCATGCATGAAAAGTATCCTGAGCTGATGAAGGATGTGCGCGGGCTGTCCGAGGAAACCACCACCGGGGTTCATCGGCTCAACGAGATGGCCAGGAAGGGGACCCTGCTGTGTCCGGCCTTCAATGTCAACGATTCGGTAACCAAGTCCAAGTTCGACAATTTATACGGCTGCCGGGAATCGCTGATCGACGGTATCAAGCGGGCCACCGATGTGATGATTGCCGGTAAGATTGCCGTGGTGGTGGGCTATGGTGACGTGGGTAAAGGCTGTGCCCAGGCCCTGCGCGGCATGGGAGCCACCGTGCTGGTGACCGAGGTTGATCCCATCTGTGCCCTGCAGGCGGCCATGGAGGGATACCGGGTCGTGACCATGGAAGAGGCCGCCCCGGTTGGGGACATCTTTGTCACCTGCACCGGCAACCTCAAGGTGATCACCCGGGCCCATATGGAGGCCATGAAGGATCAGGCCATTGTCTCCAATATCGGCCATTTTGATTCAGAGATCGACATCGCCGGAATCCGCGATCTGCCCTGGGAGAACATCAAGCCCCAGGTGGATCATGTTATCTTTCCCGATGGCAAGCGAATCATTATTCTGGCCGAAGGGCGCCTGGTCAATCTCGGCTGTGCCACCGGGCATCCCAGTTTTGTCATGTCCAACTCGTTTACCAACCAGGTTCTGGCCCAGATCGAACTCTGGCAGCATAGCGAAAAGTATGAGAACAAGGTCTACTTCCTGCCCAAAAAGCTCGATGAAAAGGTGGCCCGGCTCCACCTGGAAAAAATCGGCGCCCATCTCACCAAGCTGACCCCTGAGCAGGCCGAGTACATCGGTGTGGATGTGGATGGACCCTACAAACCGGATTATTACCGGTATTGA